The genomic region GGTTCTCTGTCTGATTTTCCCATCGATCGTGACGTGGCTGCCAAGAACACTTGGCTACTGAATTTGCCCCATAAATCCAGCCCGGCAAGGGCATCTGTACCAAAATTCAAGGAAGACTAATGCGTATTTTGATGATCAACCCAAACACATCCGAGGGAATCACTCAGCGCCTGGCGAATGCAGCCCGTGCGACTATGTCAGCGGACACGGTTTTGGAAACGGCCACCGCGTCTTACGGCGTTCCCTATATTTCAACCCGAACCGAAGCCATTATTGGGGGCATGGCGGCGCTAGAAATTTTGGCCGAGCGTCATATGGAGTTTGACGCAGCCATCATTGCCGCATTCGGAGACCCCGGTTTGGGGGCCGCACGAGAGCTTTTTGACATTCCTGTCGTCGGACTGGCAGAGACTGGGATGCTGACAGCCTGCATGCTGGGCGGGAAGTTTGCAGTTGTGACTTTCGCGGCAGCCTTGGGTCCTTGGTACAACGAATGTGTCGCCTGGCATGGTTTGGAGGCCCGCTGTGCCGGTGTCCACATGCTGAACGGGTCATTCAGTTCTATTGATGACGTACAGGAAGAGAAATCGGAACAGCTTATCAAATTGTGCAATTCGGTTGTGGCCGATGGCGGCGCTGACACCATTGTTTTGGCCGGGGCGCCTCTTGCCGGACTTGCCGAGCTTGTCCGCGACCGGGTTTCCGTCCCTCTTGTTGATTGCGCCCAGGCGGCCATTGGGCAGGCGGAAACTTTGGCGAGACTTCGGCCGGCCTCTGCCAGCGCCGGCAGTTTCCGGCGGCCTGCGGCGAAACCTTCAAAAGGTCTTTCCACGGCACTCGCGGCAAGAATTGCGCATAAAACCACACTGCCTCATTCATCTTAACCCCAAACCCGCCTTGGAAACACCGCCAGATCGGAAACTCGATGCCACAATCCGCACGCAAGGCTTTAAAGCTGGTTCAGGGGCTACAGCATGGCAAGATTGCCATTCACCGTTTGGCTCTGCATGAGCAAGTCGCGCTGCGCCTGCGCGATTTGATTGTAAAAGGACAGCTGGAGCCTGGCGAGCGACTGCGCATTTCCGAACTGGCGGAGCGGTTGAATGTTTCCCTGACGCCGATGCGCGAGGCATTGAAAGTCCTGGCCGAAGAGCAGTTGGTTGAGCTGACCCCAAATCGACCAACTCGCATTGCCCCCATTACGATCGAAGGAACCCGTGCTCTGTTCGAAGTTACAGCCGAGATCGAAAGTCTGGGTGCTGAACTGGCGGCGGCACGCATGTCCAGAGACAATCTGAATTCGCTTGAGGGGCTGCACGCCAAAATGCGCGATTGCCACAACGCAACTGCCATTGACGATTACTTTGAGCTCAACAATGGCATTCACGATCTGATCGCGGAGTTTGCTGGAAATCCCATCCTCACCCATATGCGCTCTAAACTGGAACTTCGTGCGCGGCGCGTTCGGTTTCATGCATTGCAGCAAGGCAACCGTCGTGAGGAAGCCATGCAGGAACACGAGAATGTCATGGCGGCTTTTCGCGACAAGTCCCCCCAAGCGGCGCGTCAAGCTTGGCACATTCATTTCTTAAACTCAGGCGCTGAAGCCTGCCGGGTTTTGCAATCCGAGGCATCGCCGGAAACCCGTGGAGAAAGCTCTCCACCCTCCAAATTGGACTATTAGTATGACTCCACTTGATCTCGCAATCCGGGGCGGCACAATTGTCACCGCATCCGACTCCTTTATCGCTGACATTGGCGTGCGTGGCGGGAAAATCGTTCAGATTTCCGAGACCATCGAAAACGCGCTGGAAACGGTGGATGCCACAGGTCTTATGGTTTTGCCGGGCGGTGTTGATGGGCATGTTCATCTGTCGCAACCCACCAGCGACGGGACCGTGATGGCCGATGATTTTGAAAGCGGCACCCGCTCTGCGGCAGCGGGTGGGAATACCACGATCCTGCCTTTTGCGTTGCAGGAAAAGGGCAGGTCGCTGCGTCAGTGCGTCACCGAGTACCACGAAAAGGCGGAGGGCAACTGCCTGGTGGATGTGTCGTTTCATCTGATTGTGTCCGACCCGACACCGCAAGTTCTGGGCCAGGAGCTTCCCGCTCTGGTTAAGGATGGGTACACATCGTTCAAAGTCTTTATGACCTATGACGATCTTATGCTGACCGACAGCCAGCTGCTGGAAGTGTTCGAAGTTGCGCGCCGGGAAAAAGCCTTGGTCATGGTGCATGCCGAGGGCCATGATGCCATCAAGCACATGACCCGGAAACTTGAAGAAAGTGGCAAGACCGCACCGTATTACCATGCCTTGGCGCATTCGGAGATTGCCGAACGCGAAGCCACCCATCGCGCGATCAGCCATGCCCAGCTGACCGATATTCCCATTGTGATCGTACATGTTTCGGGGCGTGATCCCATGGAGCAAATTCAATGGGCCCGCAAACGCGGACTAAAGGTCTTTGCCGAAACTTGTCCGCAGTACATTGCCCTTACCAAGGATGACCTGCAGGGGCTGAACATGGATTTTGAGGGCGCGAAATACGTGTGTTCTCCGCCGCCGCGTGATCAGGCTGGTCAGGATGCCATCTGGGAAGGATTGCGGGACGGGACCTTTGATATCTTTTCGTCCGATCACGCGCCGTTCCAGTTTCAAGGTTCCAACAATACCGGCAAGGACAATCCAAATGCCCGGACGTCCTTTAAATGGGTTCCCAATGGCATACCCGGCGTCGAAACCAGATTGCCAATTCTGTTCTCAGAAGGCGTCAGTAAGGGCCGGATTTCCATTGAACGGTTTGTCGCCCTGACCTCGACCAATCCGGCACGGCTGTACGGGTTGTACCCGCGCAAGGGCTCCTTAGTTGTCGGAGCCGATGCCGATATTGTCCTTTGGGACCGCGAAAAAACCGCCACAATCCGCCAGCAAGATCTGCACCACGGCGCAGATTACACCCCATATGAGGGGATGGAAATCACCGGTTGGCCGGTCCGGACTATCCTGCGTGGAAAGACGATCATGGTTGATGGCGAGGTGACCGGATCCAAGGGGGACGGCGCGTATTGTTCACGCGAAATCTCCGATTTCATCTGATGAATTCCCCTTCGCGATGACCTTGTGAAGGGATGATGCCGCACTACGCTGCCTGGCCCCAATAGCCAGGCAGCGGGTGCATGCTTTTTTGGCAACGGACAGAGCCGCCAGCCAGGAAAATCGGTTCAGTTCAATGGATTGGACACTGTGTCACCCTGTTCAGAAATTTATTGATATAATATTTTATTTCTGTATCGTGTTATTAATAGTCAACAAATGCAGAAATAGGGCAATGACATGCACAAACCTGGCCGACATTTTCTTCAAATTCCGGGCCCGTCAAATGTACCGGATGATGTGCTGCGAGCGATCGATCAGCCAACCATGGATCACAGAAGTCCGGAATTCGGAGAGCTGGGACTGAGGGCGCTTTCCGGGATAAAGACGATCTTCAAAACAAAAGAGGACGTGGTCATTTATCCGGCATCGGGAACTGGCGCCTGGGAGGCTGCACTGGTGAACACCCTGTCGCCCGGCGACACAGTTCTGATGTGCCAGACCGGCCATTTTGCCTCGCTGTGGGAAACCCTTGCCAAACGTCTGGGGCTGGTGCCTAAAGTCATCGATACCGACTGGCGGACCGGCGCGGATTTGGCCGCCATCGAAGATCATCTGGAGCGTGATTTCGAACATACCATCAAGGCAGTTTGTGTCGTTCACAACGAAACCTCAACCGGTTGCACCTCGCAGATTGATAAGCTGCGCGCAGTGATGGATGCCACCGGCCACCCCGCCTTGTTGATGGTGGATACGATCTCGTCACTGGGGTCCATCGACTACCGGCATGATGAATGGGGCGTGGATGTCACCATTGGTGGCTCGCAAAAGGGTCTGATGCTGCCGCCTGGGCTGTCCTTCAACGCCATCAGCGCCAAGGCAAGAGAAGCGTCCCGTACGGCTGGCCTGGCTCGGGCGTTCTGGAGCTGGGACGAAATGATTGCGGCCAATGCGACCGGTTTCTTTCCCTACACCCCTTCGACAAACCTGCTTTATGGATTGGTGGCTGCACTTGATCGGTTGCACGCAGAAGGGTTGGACAATGTCTTCAAACGGCACCAGCGCCACGCCGAAGCCACGCGTCGCGCCGTGCGCGGCTGGGGTCTGGAAGTTCTGTGCAAAGTTCCCGAGCATTCCTCCGGCGCATTGACGGCTGTCTTGTTGCCGCAAGGACATTCTGCAGATGCCTTCCGCAAAGTGGTCCACACGCGTCTCAACATGTCTCTGGGCAATGGTCTTGGCCGTTTGGCGGACAAAGTATTCCGCATCGGGCACCTTGGTGATTTCAACGATCTAATGCTGGCAGGTACGTTGTCAGGGGTCGAGATGGGATTGAAACTGGCCGAAGTTCCGCATCAGGCTGGTGGCGTCCAAGCCGCCTTGGAATATCTGTCGGAAACAAATCCGTCGCTAGATCTGTCCCACGCGGCCTGAGCCAAAATTCCTGAAACACAATAGATGACCGGTCTGCGCCGGTCATCTTGCAGCTAGAGCCTTAGCCTGTGGAATTCAGTTCAGATTTCCCTGGGATTTGATCGTCCCCCGCAGCTTCGTTTTCCCACAATCTGAGAATGCGGCAGGTTTCTTCGCCAGAGCTAATCAGATGTTGCCGCCAGATGTCATGCGCTTTTTTGGAGTCACGGGCGTGGAACGCTTCCATCAAGTCTTCATGATCCTTCATGGCCTCCATTCGATGCGTTCCCGACACTACCGACAGGAAGCGAGCGCGTTCAGCCTGAATGCTCAGTTGGGCCCGGATCTGAGTAAGCGTTTCGTTTCCGGCAAAGGTGACGATCATGTCGTGAATTTTGCGGTTCAGATCGAAGTACTCGTCCCTTTCACCGCGTTGATGATGCAAAGCCATCTTGGCGTGCTCGGCTTCGATCTCCGCCATTTCCTCCTCGGTAATCCGCTCGGCTGCCAGTTCGGCCGCCAGGGCTTCGATCCCTGCAATGACCGTGAATAGCTCCTGAACACCTTCGACCGTCATCGCAGCCACGCGCGCGCCTCTGTTGGGCATCAATTCAACCAGCTTTTCCCCGGCAAGAACTTTCAGGGCTTCGCGAAGCGGTGTCAGCGAGACATCCAGTTCTTGTGCCAATTCGCCCACTCTGATCTTTTCGCCAACAGGAAGCGCCCCGGTAACTATCATTTGCCTGACAAGACCGACAACTTGTTCATGCAGCGACACGCGGGTGATGATTAGTTTCCCACGGGTGTCATATTTGCGTCGTGATCTTGGTTTGGCTGTATCTTTCATGTGGCTCTCCCAACGCCAAAATATTCCCTTCTCCCCTGATGAAGTAGAGGGATATTCCGATCTTTCATGTTTGTTTCAGAGGGATTGTAGCGTATAAAATATAAAATAAACAGGGCAGCTGCTGACGCAGCTTTTCAGCGCAAACGGGGTCAAAATGCAGATGAGAAACAGTGAATTCAACCGGGCAGATGCGCTTGCAGAAGAACTGGATCACGGTCGTGCCGGCGGTGTCAAGCCGGGGCCGGAATTTGAGCGAGACGGACAGGTCACTTGGGAGGAGGCGTATCAGGTTCAGTCGATCCTGGTGAAAAAATATGCGCCTGTCGCGGGGTTCAAAGTGGCCAGGAAACCAGGGCAACCAAACATCATGGCCCCGATTTACAGTAGAGACACGTATTCGTCTCCTGTGGCTGTTCAGACGCCACCGGATGAGCTCATAGGGATCGAGCTGGAGATCGGATTCAAAGTTCTCTCGCCGCTTCCCGCTCCGAATACCGAGAACTATCTGGAAAACCTGCGCGCCTGTGTGGCGATGGTGCCGGTGATTGAAATTGTCCTGACCCGTCTGTCAGATGATCCGGACTGCTCACCCCAATTAAGGCTTGCCGACAACCAACTGAATGGTGGCCTGGTCGTGGGGCAGGAATTGCGTGACTGGGCCGCCTTTGACCAGCCTGAAGTCGACGCATACCTGTCGTTCGGGGATGAGGTTGTTCTGGACGGGATGGCATCTGTTCCGGCGGGTAATGCTTTTGAAAGCTTCCGGGCGCTGGCAGAAATGGTTGGCGACCATTGCGGCGGCTTGAAACCCGGCCATGTCGTTATCACCGGATCGCTGAACGGATTGCCCTACATCGAGCGTGGCACCCCAGTGCGCGGTGAGATCAGGGGATTGGGGGAAATCGCAATCGACTTCCCCCTCTGATCTGTCAGGACGCGAACAGCGGAAAGGTCCAGCCTGGACCTTCCGCCTCGATCTGAGATGCAAGGTCGAGCAGCATCTCCTCAGAAAATCGGTCACCGATCAACTGCATACCAATAGGCATTCCTGCAGCATCCGGGCGAACCGGCACGGTAACGCCGGGATGCCCGCTTGCATTAACCCAGCCGGTATAGATGGCGTGACCGCGCGGCCCGACCGACTGGCCGTCGATTTTGTCCGGGAACCCGTCGCCCGCAGGCCAGGGCTGTGCTGCTGCAGACGGAGTCATGATGACGTCCCACTCAGCAAACCCAAGCGACACCTCCGAACGCAGATCGCGCACTGCCTCAAGCGCGGCAAACAACGCGTGCGCCGGAATGTCTGCGCCCTGCCGCGCCATGTCCAGATAGAGGGGCGAGGCCCGATTGGCCATGTCCGGCACAGTTGCTGCGATATGGGCCAAACCGATCTGAGCGAATTTGCCCCAAAACGCATCCAGCGCCGTCAGGTTGAACGGCAATGCGCCGCGAATGACCTGATGACCCATTCCCTCAAGTTGATTTGCCAGCGCTCGGGTCGATGCCACGATCTGCGGATCACAAGGGTTCTCAGCGAACTGTTCAACATAGAGGATTTTCAGTGCGGCACCTGGGTTGCGCTGCGGTTCAATGGCACGGGATGTTGCATCCAGCAGATCCGGCCCTGCAATCGTTGAGTATAACAGCCGCAGATCCCGCACAGTCCGGGCGATCGGGCCAACCACTTCAAAATCCATCAGAATCTGAGGCAGCCCACCGTGGCGTGGAACTGATCCTGATGTGGGTTTGAGACCATAGAGACCCGTATGGCCGCAGGGCCGTCTGATGGATCCACCTCCGTCAGTGCCCAATGCCACTGGTGCCAGACCGGCAGCGACAGCGGCCACCGAGCCGCCCGATGAACCGCCAGGGGTCAGGGTCAGATCCCAGGGGTTGCGCGTGACGCCGAATGTGTTGTTAGCCGTATATCCTTCGACCGCGAATTCCGGGCAGTTGGTTTTGCCTACCAGAATGGCACCTGCCTCGCGCAGGCGCCGCACTGGAAGTTCGTCATTTTCGCGGGTCTCGGAAAACACGGCGCCGCCCCAGGCTGCGGGCAATCCAGCCATCGAAAGATTGTCCTTGAGCGCAACCGGAACCCCTTCCAGAGCTGACCGGGCAGCACCGCCTGCTAGGCGCTTTTGACTGTCTCTGGCCTGTTCCAGCATATCGCCGGCAATACTGACATAGGCGTTCACCTGCGGGTTCAGCCGTTCAATGCGCGTGACCAATTCAGTGACAACCCCAACAGGGGTTGCTGCTCCAGTGCTGTAGGCGGCCGATAACCCGGCCGCCCCCAGTTTCCAGTAGTCATGTGCCATAGTCAGTGCCCACTCATCGAATCTGGCAGCCACAACACAATGTCCGGCATCATGATCAGCAGCATTGTGAACAAGATCATGATCAGGGCATAGGGCAGGGCGCCCAGAACCACGTCCCGGAACGGGCCGCCATCGCTTCTGACGCCCTGCACAACATAGAGGTTCATGCCGACCGGTGGTGTGATCATCCCCAGTTCGCACATCAGCACGATGAAAATGCCAAACCAGATCGGATCCACGCCGACGGCCGCAACGATCGGCAAAGCCACCGGAATGGTCAGGACCTGCATCGACAGAACATCCATGAACATGCCCAGGAACAGATAGAACACAATCAGCACCAGCAAGAGCCCCGTCGACGAAAGCCCAAAGGATGCGACCCAGGCCGTCATCGTCTGTGCGATACCGCCCAGGGCCAAGGTGACGTTCAGCATAAAGGCCGCGGTGATGATCAACAGGATCATGCCGGTTGTCTTGGCGGTTTGGCGGAAGCAAGTGTCGAAAAACTCGAGGCTCAACTTACCTTCGCGCGCGGCAAAGGCCAAAGCGGTCACAACCCCCAAGGCCGCAGATTCCGTGGGGGTGGCGATGCCCATGTAGATCGAGCCCATGACAACCCCGAAAATGATCATCGGCGGCACCAGGTGGACCAGCGAACGAAGACGTACATCCAGCGGTGCCAGCTCTTCTTTTTGTGCAGGTCCGGCATTGGAACCAAATTTGGATTCAATGGCGATGTAGAGCATGAACAGGATGGTCAGGGTCAGCCCAGGAATGATGCCGGCGAGAAACAGCTGCCCAATCGATACATTGGCCAGGGAGCCATAGATCAGCAGGTTCACACTTGGCGGGATCAGAATGCCCAAGGTGCCACCCGCCGCAAGCGAGCCCAAAGACTGACGAGCGCTATATCCTCGGCTATCCAAAGCCGGAAGCGCAACGGTGCCAACCGTGGCAGCTGTGGCCACAGACGATCCGGACGTCGCGGCAAAAAGTGCACAGCAGCCAATGTTGGTGTGCAGCAATCCACCGGGCAGGCGGCCCAGCCAAAGGGCCAGGGTTCCGTACATCCTGTCGGCAATACCGCTTCTCAGCAGAAGCTCACCCAGCAGGATGAACAGCGGAATGGCGGTCAGGATGTTCTCGTTCTGAACCCCCCAGATCACCGGGCCCATCGAATTCAACAAAGGCATGCCATACAGCATCACCCCGCCAATAACACCAAGCACGACCATAATGACCGCGATCGGGAAGCTCATCAGCAGCAATCCCATCATGCTGAAGAAGCCTACAAATACAGATCCAATTCCCATCTTATTTCCTCGTTTGCGGCCTTCGCGGCAAGATTTTGTATTAATCCGAAAACACTTTAGCGGCGTTTCAGATCACCTAGTTCTTCTTCGAGCTCTTCGTTTGTGCCCTTGGGGTGGAAGTGTTCTGACAGATCATCCAGACGCCCGGTGGCAACCATATAGGTGGCTTTGACCGCAAGAAGGGTGGCGCAGAATGAAAACAGGCACAGCGCCGCAAACCACACTGCCTGCGGATAGATCAGCGGTGTCGCCCAGGGGGTCGGTGCCGTGCTGCCGTAGCTGACGGTGTCAATCACGACGATCCGCCCGACATAGATCATAAAGGCACCCAGCGTGGCGAGCGACACGATAGACAGCCAATCCATGATAGCTTGTAGTTTGGGAGGGAAGCGTGCGTGGAACACGTCGATCCTGATATGGGCGCGATCAACCAGCGCGACGACAAAGGCCAGACTTGACCCGACAGCCAGAACATAGCCGCCCAACTCGTCCGCACCTTCAAAGGAAAAGTTGAACAATTTGCGGGAGAGGGTCTCGATTGAGACAAATATCGACAGCCCAATCAGGGACGCGCCGAATAGCCGACTGGCCAAATGGGCTAAAAAATGCATTCGTTGTTCGCCTTGTAGGTTTGTATGACCGATGCAGTTGACGGGGCCGAAACGGCCCCGTCGTTGTCATTTCGGATCAGTGGTTAAGCGCATCACCGACCGATGCTTTCCAGTCTGCGGAACATTCTGAATTCTGCGCATCGCAGATTTCAGCCCAGGTCGGGAACGAGATTTCCTGAACAGCGTTGCCGATGATGCCGCGATCCTTATCTGTGATCGGAACCAGTTTCAGGTCATAGGACTTACCGGTCTCACAGGGTTGGGCACCGACGTTGCAGCGCACCGCATCGTCAAACAGTTCTTCCGAATAGGTCCAGATTTCGTCGACCAAGGCGTCAAAACCAGCTTCCAGCTTTTTCTGGTCCTCGGGGGTCATCGAATTGAAGGCATCCAGGTTCATCCCGTAGCCATTCATCGCCAGCTGGAATGCGACCGGCAGCATATAGTTGGTCACTTCGGGCCAACCGGCCGAGTTTGCCGAACTGGGTCCGGTGATGGCGCAATCAACCACACCGCGGGCGAGCGACTGGTGCACGTCGGGGAAACCGATGGGAACCGGGGTGCCCCCGACTGACGATACGAAGTTGGCTAGGTTTTGGTCATAAACCCGCACCTTCTTACCCTTCAGGTCGCTCAGCTGGCCAATTTCAGGCTCGCAGAACAGCACCTGTGGACCAAACGGCCACACACCCAGAAGCTTGGTGTTGAATTTGGCCTGAAGCTGCGCGTCCACCTTATCCCTGTAGGCGGCAGAGGTAATCCGGCCGGTGGCGTAGTCGGGGTTCAGACCAACCAGGTCCAGACCCAGAATGGTCGGCTCGTCCCGTGACACCTGCGACAGCCGCAGCGATACGATGTCCACAAGACGTGATTTCAGAATACGCAGCTCTTCGGTGTCTTTGATGCCTGTGACGTCGAGGGGCTTGTAATCCATCGTCGCGTCAATACCGGTCCGTTCTGCAAAATTCTCAAAGAACGGCTGTTCCACGTTTTTCTGGATCAGTCCGGTGGCGACGGGTTGCCCGATCGCCTTGAACTCATATGTCTGCGCCATGGTAAAGCTAGCGCTTACCGTCAACGCGGCCGCTGCGGCCAATGTTAATGTTTTTCTCATGTATTCCTCCACTATGGTAGCTTAAAAGACCGGCGGGTTGTAAATGTGCACAACACCACCGGTTGATCCGAGCGAGAGATGCCAGTTACAGAGTTTCCTGAAACAGACACCCCCAGCCCCGAACCCGGCTTGCGTCGCACCCAGCCAAAAGCATGGCGTGCCAAATCGTGAATGAGACGCTGTCCAAGACCGGTATCCCCAGCTCCTCCTCGAGCAGGGGGGCGATCCGTGTTCCGTTGAAATTGGTGCAATAGATGGCAATGGCTTCGGGTTTGTCCTGCGCAACCTCGCGCACCATCCTTTCAATGGTCGCTTCGTCGTACTCCGAGAACGAGTAATTGCCCTTGTCTTCCAGGTGGCGTTCCGAAACGCACTGAAACCCCTGGGCTGCGAAGTTCGTCTCGATGGCGGACTGCACGTCTGACAAATACGGAGTCACCAATGCATATTTGCTCACCCCCAACGCCTTGAACGCCTCCAGCAAAGCCAGCGTCGATGTTGTAGCCGGCGTGCCTGTGCGCTCTGTGATCAATCGGCAAAGCTCGTGATCGTTGTCAATTCCGACCCAACCCCCAGATGTTCCGCCCCAGGCGATTACATCAGATTTTGCATCCGCAAGAAGTTCTGCTGCCTGCAGTTGCGGGGCGAATTGGAACTGTCCCAGTGCGGATTCACTCAGTGAGATTTCGGTCACTCCAAAGCGGGCAAAATGCACTGAGACGTCAGATAGATCTGCCACCACATTAGCTGCCTGAGGCTCCATGATTGTGTTTGAAGATGGCGTCAGCAATCCAAGCTTCCAGCGATGGGACATCAGTCTTTCCTTTTCAACAACCAGTTTCTCCAAGGTAGACAAAAAATATTAAATATCAAATTTTTTATTATATTTCGTACATCCGATTGATTTTAATAATGAAATTGTCACCTTGAAGGGATGTGTGTACTCAGGCAAGTGTCAGGACTCGGGAATGAGGCCAGGCTGCCAGATGGCACCCGCGTGAGTTCTCTGTTCGCGGCATACCCTTGTCCGAAACCTATCTACGGCTTGTCTTGGGGGTTGGACAGATCAGCGAGACCCAGCTTTTCGCCTGGGCTCATGCCTTGATTTGTGGTGCGATGAATGCCAGCTTTGACCCAAATATTATTGAGATAAGCGACCGGGCCAAGGCTGAAATGGATCGCTGTTTTGATACCATGATTGAGCAGCATTCAAAAACGCCAACGGCTTCGGTGCTGCCAGCCGTGGCGAATGCGCCAGAACCCATCGAGCTAGGCCAGATCAGAATCAATATGAAAATCTGCATCGGTGGCGCAGTGATCGAAACACGTGATGCATTGCTCTCGACCCTATATGGTCTGCTCAGCAATCCCGAGCAACCGGACCTATGCCGCGAACACAATACCTGGGGTCAGGCATGCGAGGAAGGCATGCGAGGAAGGCCTGCGTTGGGTGGCGGAAATCGGTGGCCGCGCGTCGGACAATCAGGCTGTAGGCTAGTCAGCACACAGCCAGCGATTGAGCTGGCTGCCGATGTTACCCAGACGTCAACCCGGTTTCAGGGCGTCTGTTGCTTAGACTTACCGCCTATGGCAGCAGACAATTCGCCTGCTGCGGCCAAGACAGACTGACCCAACTTGGAAACCTGGTCCAACCCAACTCGTGAGGTTGGCCCGGACACAGAAATACCCGCGACGGCCTCACCATGGATATCAAAGACTGGCGCCGCGATACATCGCATGCCCAAGTTGCGCTCTTCGCCGTCAAGGGCATAGCCCCGTTGCCGGGTGACTTGAAGATCCTCTAACAACGCGTCCCTTTCGGTCAATGTGAACTCGGTGAAACTTTCAAGCGGTGCGCGGGCTAGAAACTGTTCAAAGCGTTGCATGTCCATTTCCGCCAATAGTGCTTTGCCGATGCCAGACGCGTGAAGCCGTGACAGCGTACCAGGCGGAAAAAAGGCGCGGATACTAGCACGAGTCTCGACTTGGCTGACAAACAGAACATGGCCGTTTTGCTCTATACCGATATTGGCGGTTTCACCGGTTTCTTCCATCAGCGCCCTCAGGAATGGGCGGGCGCGTTCCACAAGGCTGGTGCGACGCAGAAAGCGGGATCCTATCACAAACGCGCGCGCCCCTATATTCCAGACCTGATCAACCTTATCAAATTCAACCAACCCCCGCCCCTCCAGAGTTACCAGTATGCGATAAACGGTGGCCGGAGATTGGCTAAGGTCACTTGCAAGTGTGGATAAGGACTTGCCCTGCGTGTCACTCAGAAACTCAAACACCTCCATTGCGCGATCCAGAGATTTGATCGTGTTTTGAGCGGTCTTGTCGTGCCAATCCCGTGGTCGACCACGGGATTTCCGTGTGGGTCGGTGTTCATTATCTTGGGAATCCACAAAATTAGTCCTATTCTATGTGAAAGACTTTTTCATCATATGAAAAATGCAAGCCTATAACAATAGTACATTATTTGACACTGCCAGCTTTTGAAAAACTTTTTCAAAAAAATATCACTGCCGGATCCGGAAATGTACTGTGGCGGTAACGAGTAATAGGAGACGACCGTGAGCTTCCAGAACCCAGTTTTCATTCCTGGCCCCACCAATATGCCCGAGGCGGTCCGTCAAGCCTGCTATATGCCGACCATTGACCACCGTTCGCCAACCTTTGGCAAAATCTTGCACCCTTGTTTGGATGGCATCCGGCAGGTTCTAAAGTCGGCAGACGCCAAGATTTTCATCTTCCCATCGACCGGCACTGGCGGCTGGGAAACTGCATTGTCCAATACCCTTAGCAAGGGCGACAAAGTGCTGGCTGCGCGCAATGGCATGTTCTCGCACCGGTGGATCGACATGTGTCAGCGCCACGGCCTAGATGTCCAAATTGTTGAAACCCCTTGGGGCGAGGGCATCCCGACGGACCGTTACGCGGAAATCCTAAAGGCCGACACAAACCACGACATTAAAGCCGTGTTGGCCACCCATAACGAGACCG from Parasedimentitalea psychrophila harbors:
- a CDS encoding 2-keto-4-pentenoate hydratase, whose protein sequence is MQMRNSEFNRADALAEELDHGRAGGVKPGPEFERDGQVTWEEAYQVQSILVKKYAPVAGFKVARKPGQPNIMAPIYSRDTYSSPVAVQTPPDELIGIELEIGFKVLSPLPAPNTENYLENLRACVAMVPVIEIVLTRLSDDPDCSPQLRLADNQLNGGLVVGQELRDWAAFDQPEVDAYLSFGDEVVLDGMASVPAGNAFESFRALAEMVGDHCGGLKPGHVVITGSLNGLPYIERGTPVRGEIRGLGEIAIDFPL
- a CDS encoding GntR family transcriptional regulator, producing MPQSARKALKLVQGLQHGKIAIHRLALHEQVALRLRDLIVKGQLEPGERLRISELAERLNVSLTPMREALKVLAEEQLVELTPNRPTRIAPITIEGTRALFEVTAEIESLGAELAAARMSRDNLNSLEGLHAKMRDCHNATAIDDYFELNNGIHDLIAEFAGNPILTHMRSKLELRARRVRFHALQQGNRREEAMQEHENVMAAFRDKSPQAARQAWHIHFLNSGAEACRVLQSEASPETRGESSPPSKLDY
- a CDS encoding aspartate/glutamate racemase family protein, producing the protein MRILMINPNTSEGITQRLANAARATMSADTVLETATASYGVPYISTRTEAIIGGMAALEILAERHMEFDAAIIAAFGDPGLGAARELFDIPVVGLAETGMLTACMLGGKFAVVTFAAALGPWYNECVAWHGLEARCAGVHMLNGSFSSIDDVQEEKSEQLIKLCNSVVADGGADTIVLAGAPLAGLAELVRDRVSVPLVDCAQAAIGQAETLARLRPASASAGSFRRPAAKPSKGLSTALAARIAHKTTLPHSS
- the hydA gene encoding dihydropyrimidinase, coding for MTPLDLAIRGGTIVTASDSFIADIGVRGGKIVQISETIENALETVDATGLMVLPGGVDGHVHLSQPTSDGTVMADDFESGTRSAAAGGNTTILPFALQEKGRSLRQCVTEYHEKAEGNCLVDVSFHLIVSDPTPQVLGQELPALVKDGYTSFKVFMTYDDLMLTDSQLLEVFEVARREKALVMVHAEGHDAIKHMTRKLEESGKTAPYYHALAHSEIAEREATHRAISHAQLTDIPIVIVHVSGRDPMEQIQWARKRGLKVFAETCPQYIALTKDDLQGLNMDFEGAKYVCSPPPRDQAGQDAIWEGLRDGTFDIFSSDHAPFQFQGSNNTGKDNPNARTSFKWVPNGIPGVETRLPILFSEGVSKGRISIERFVALTSTNPARLYGLYPRKGSLVVGADADIVLWDREKTATIRQQDLHHGADYTPYEGMEITGWPVRTILRGKTIMVDGEVTGSKGDGAYCSREISDFI
- a CDS encoding GntR family transcriptional regulator, with protein sequence MKDTAKPRSRRKYDTRGKLIITRVSLHEQVVGLVRQMIVTGALPVGEKIRVGELAQELDVSLTPLREALKVLAGEKLVELMPNRGARVAAMTVEGVQELFTVIAGIEALAAELAAERITEEEMAEIEAEHAKMALHHQRGERDEYFDLNRKIHDMIVTFAGNETLTQIRAQLSIQAERARFLSVVSGTHRMEAMKDHEDLMEAFHARDSKKAHDIWRQHLISSGEETCRILRLWENEAAGDDQIPGKSELNSTG
- a CDS encoding pyridoxal-phosphate-dependent aminotransferase family protein, whose protein sequence is MDHRSPEFGELGLRALSGIKTIFKTKEDVVIYPASGTGAWEAALVNTLSPGDTVLMCQTGHFASLWETLAKRLGLVPKVIDTDWRTGADLAAIEDHLERDFEHTIKAVCVVHNETSTGCTSQIDKLRAVMDATGHPALLMVDTISSLGSIDYRHDEWGVDVTIGGSQKGLMLPPGLSFNAISAKAREASRTAGLARAFWSWDEMIAANATGFFPYTPSTNLLYGLVAALDRLHAEGLDNVFKRHQRHAEATRRAVRGWGLEVLCKVPEHSSGALTAVLLPQGHSADAFRKVVHTRLNMSLGNGLGRLADKVFRIGHLGDFNDLMLAGTLSGVEMGLKLAEVPHQAGGVQAALEYLSETNPSLDLSHAA